One Streptomyces sp. SAI-135 DNA segment encodes these proteins:
- a CDS encoding DUF427 domain-containing protein, translating to MAEGHTITIEQSDQHVRVVHGDQVLADSERPLVLRETGCPPRYYLPAEDVRLDLLTPSDTHTYCPFKGTASYWSLPDAPDLVWSYPEPKPAVAEIKDHLCFYEVDVS from the coding sequence ATGGCCGAAGGACACACGATCACCATCGAGCAATCCGACCAGCACGTACGCGTGGTGCACGGCGACCAGGTCCTCGCGGACAGCGAACGTCCCCTCGTGCTGCGCGAGACGGGCTGTCCCCCGCGGTACTACCTCCCCGCCGAGGACGTACGGCTCGACCTGCTGACCCCCTCCGACACCCACACCTACTGCCCGTTCAAGGGCACCGCGTCCTACTGGTCTCTGCCGGACGCGCCCGACCTGGTGTGGTCGTATCCCGAACCGAAGCCCGCCGTCGCCGAGATCAAGGACCACCTCTGTTTCTACGAGGTCGACGTGTCCTGA
- a CDS encoding alpha/beta hydrolase encodes MDKKTLSRDGTPIAYARTGQGPAVILVSGAMSTGGTVAPLAVPLSERFDVLVYDRRGRGQSGDRAPYAVTREVEDLAALVEAAGGEACLCGISSGGALVLEAAASGLPVRRAAVYETPYADFLEGGAQRNAEYTENLTAALAEGRTGDAVELFLRLTGMGEEMIRGARQSPMWPGMEAVAPTLAYDNAVMAGGLVPRDRLASVTVPVLAVAGGASPEWMREATRTVAETVPKGTYRVLEGQTHMVDPTALAPVLAEFFAG; translated from the coding sequence ATGGACAAGAAGACCCTCTCGCGCGACGGCACACCGATCGCGTACGCACGCACCGGGCAGGGCCCGGCGGTCATCCTGGTCAGCGGCGCGATGTCCACGGGCGGCACGGTCGCGCCCCTGGCCGTGCCGCTGTCCGAGCGGTTCGACGTCCTCGTGTACGACCGCCGCGGTCGCGGCCAGAGCGGGGACAGGGCCCCCTACGCGGTGACCCGTGAGGTCGAGGACCTCGCCGCGCTCGTCGAGGCGGCGGGCGGCGAGGCGTGCCTGTGCGGGATCTCCTCCGGCGGCGCGCTGGTCCTGGAGGCCGCGGCGAGCGGGCTGCCGGTGCGCAGGGCCGCCGTGTACGAGACGCCGTACGCGGACTTCCTGGAGGGCGGCGCGCAGCGGAACGCCGAGTACACCGAGAACCTCACCGCGGCCCTCGCCGAGGGCCGGACCGGGGACGCCGTGGAGCTGTTCCTGCGGCTCACCGGCATGGGCGAGGAGATGATCCGGGGCGCCCGCCAGTCCCCCATGTGGCCCGGCATGGAGGCGGTCGCCCCGACGCTCGCCTACGACAACGCGGTCATGGCCGGAGGTCTGGTCCCCCGGGACCGGCTGGCGTCGGTCACCGTGCCGGTGCTGGCCGTCGCGGGCGGAGCGAGCCCCGAGTGGATGCGCGAGGCCACCAGGACGGTCGCGGAAACGGTCCCGAAGGGCACGTACCGCGTCCTGGAGGGCCAGACCCACATGGTCGACCCGACGGCCCTGGCACCGGTCCTGGCGGAGTTCTTCGCGGGGTGA